From a region of the Bombus terrestris chromosome 8, iyBomTerr1.2, whole genome shotgun sequence genome:
- the LOC100647221 gene encoding zinc finger protein 724 isoform X3 codes for MSEYASMSFTLNLEENCKNDMVQMQSINLVCPVCDVGYINKKEFYDHLRIHAGDVLLKHVQWLKNANNELETVSKHHTSKKIDDNPYETTLRPFKCHQCSLTFDRASQYDYHHRSIHLGEKSQLCEICGKGFFRKADLKTHLNIHLGTNVCICEVCGRKFNHISNLIRHCRMHAGEKLYPCSICGKRFTQISSLARHKRIHERVKDDVKHHSQTNFNNINLHKKDHAMYKIKFVEGNAPSQQKIVKRQHYCKICGESFNFIFLLREHEKSHSQTLECKNNEVKATELKEQTQCTNNFDFLENETNMKKASPLDAIIYITSEQLKKINLENIEDSRNHISQEDLCETKILGAEELSVSEEVAFNDEQTQLVHDSPLLLCKSNNSTERENVAYTGPLDENILKNKLCIQTYESDLQKSETISNYNTLINTPLNVTDMFQKIDLSESSNNEHLNSDSNIHKNEEINLVQSEKISDDLNDINNIVNHDEPMLRLVQTETGEQFYEFLINNLVEKLPNPQIVESTKNSENKDDSTNMNEENHAEQNIRDDIHNDLNYSQYELQGEEKNFTNQILLDTQSEFDKYVETNFEVFERLNYDDSPERFLEFVESGLENQNSKISDCNKDSDEFLQFQNFGEIDTVESNVKDDIIDDNNSNNQIVETDEKQEQSEDVTNSNEKLEDEQDSKKSKTFLIKFQCTICEKSFSTSYNYKQHIGTHFADQQKFHCKDCKMSFAWKSTLNKHIANNHRPDGPQKFACDICNKIYNTSSQVNEHVKRDHLKQRNHVCSQCGKSFFKKYDLKMHNRIHTDERPYVCRACGKRFHHRSHIVRHERIHF; via the exons ATGTCTGAATATGCGAGCATGTCATTCACTTTAAATCTAGAAGAAAATTGCAAGAATGATATGGTTCAAATGCAGTCTATCAATCTTGTTTGTCCAGTGTGTGATGTTggatacataaataaaaaagaattctaTGATCATTTACGTATCCATGCTGGAGATGTATTATTAAAGCATGTGCAATGGTTAAAAAATGCAAACAATGAATTAGAAACAGTGTCAAAACACCATACTTCTAAGAAAATTGATGATAATCCTTATGAAACTACATTAAGGCCTTTCAAATGCCATCAGTGCAGTTTAACTTTTGACAGAGCTTCTCAATACGATTATCATCATAGAAGTATACATTTAGGTGAAAAGTCACAGCTCTGTGAAATTTGTGGCAAAGGTTTCTTTCGCAAAGCAGATTTAAAAACACATTTAAACATTCATTTAGGAACAAATGTTTGTATTTGTGAAGTTTGTGGGAGAAAATTTAATCACATATCTAATTTAATCAGACACTGCAGAATGCATGCTG GGGAAAAATTATATCCATGTTCCATTTGTGGAAAACGTTTTACTCAAATTAGTTCCCTTGCAAGACACAAACGTATTCACGAAAGGGTAAAGGATGATGTTAAACATCATTCGCAAACTAATTTCAACAATatcaatttacataaaaaagatCATGCAATGTACAAAATTAAG TTTGTTGAAGGTAATGCACCTAGTCAGCAAAAGATTGTTAAGAGACAACATTACTGTAAGATTTGTGGTgaaagtttcaattttatttttctcttaagGGAGCACGAAAAATCCCATTCGCAAACTTTGGAGTGCAAAAACAATGAGGTG AAAGCTACAGAACTGAAAGAACAAACACAATGTACTAATAATTTTGACtttcttgaaaatgaaacaaatatgaaaaaagcTTCACCATTGGAtgcaattatttatatcacaTCAGAAcag TTAAAGAAAATCAATCTGGAAAACATTGAAGATAGTAGAAATCACATATCACAAGAAGATCTAtgtgaaacaaaaattttagGGGCTGAAGAATTAAGTGTTTCTGAGGAGGTAGCATTTAACGATGAACAAACACAACTTGTTCATGATAGTCCGCTTTTATTATGTAAATCCAATAATTCtacagaaagagaaaatgtaGCATATACCGGTCCATTAGatgaaaatattcttaaaaataaattatgtattcaaACGTACGAATCGGATTTACAAAAATCCGAAACAATATCAAATTATAACACCCTAATAAATACTCCTCTGAATGTTACCGATATGTTTCAAAAGATAGATCTCTCGGAATCTAGTAACAATGAACATCTTAATTCCGattcaaatatacataaaaatgaagaaataaatttagtaCAAAGTGAAAAAATATCTGATGATTTGAACgacataaataatattgtaaatcaTGATGAACCAATGTTGCGTTTAGTACAAACAGAAACAGGGGaacaattttatgaatttctaattaataatttagttgaaaAATTGCCGAATCCGCAAATTGTTGAGTCTACAAAAAACTCCGAGAATAAAGATGACAGTACAAATATGAATGAAGAAAATCATGCAGAGCAGAATATACGAGATGATATACATAACGATTTAAACTATTCACAATATGAATTACAAGGCGAAgaaaaaaattttacaaatcagaTTCTATTAGATACACAAAGTGAATTCGATAAATATGTTGAAACAAATTTCGAAGTATTTGAAAGATTAAATTACGACGATAGTCCCGAGCGATTTCTTGAATTTGTGGAATCAGGACTTGAAAATCAAAACTCGAAAATTTCAGATTGTAACAAAGATAGTGATGAATTCttacaatttcaaaattttggtGAAATTGACACAGTAGAATCGAATGTAAAAGATGATATTATCgatgataataatagtaataatcaaATTGTTGAAACAGATGAAAAACAAGAGCAAAGTGAAGATGTGACAAATAGTAATGAAAAATTAGAGGATGAACAAGACTCAAAGAAATCGAAAACGTTTTTAATAAAGTTCCAATGTACAATATGTGAAAAGTCATTTTCAACTAGTTACAATTACAAGCAACACATTGGTACCCATTTTGCAGACCAGCAAAAATTTCATTGCAAAGACTGTAAAATGTCATTTGCTTGGAAATCAACGTTAAATAAACACATTGCAAATAATCATAGACCAGATGGTCCACAGAAGTTTGCATgtgatatatgtaataaaatttataatacttcTTCACAAGTAAAT GAGCATGTAAAACGAGATCATTTAAAACAACGGAACCATGTTTGTTCTCAGTGCggtaaatcattttttaaaaaatacgacTTGAAAATGCATAATAGAATTCATACTGATGAACGGCCATATGTTTGTCGCGCTTGCGGAAAAAGATTTCATCATCGAAGTCACATTGTTCGTCACGAACGCATACACTTTTAG
- the LOC100647221 gene encoding zinc finger protein 724 isoform X4 — protein MSEYASMSFTLNLEENCKNDMVQMQSINLVCPVCDVGYINKKEFYDHLRIHAGDVLLKHVQWLKNANNELETVSKHHTSKKIDDNPYETTLRPFKCHQCSLTFDRASQYDYHHRSIHLGEKSQLCEICGKGFFRKADLKTHLNIHLGTNVCICEVCGRKFNHISNLIRHCRMHAGEKLYPCSICGKRFTQISSLARHKRIHERVKDDVKHHSQTNFNNINLHKKDHAMYKIKFVEGNAPSQQKIVKRQHYCKICGESFNFIFLLREHEKSHSQTLECKNNEKATELKEQTQCTNNFDFLENETNMKKASPLDAIIYITSEQLKKINLENIEDSRNHISQEDLCETKILGAEELSVSEEVAFNDEQTQLVHDSPLLLCKSNNSTERENVAYTGPLDENILKNKLCIQTYESDLQKSETISNYNTLINTPLNVTDMFQKIDLSESSNNEHLNSDSNIHKNEEINLVQSEKISDDLNDINNIVNHDEPMLRLVQTETGEQFYEFLINNLVEKLPNPQIVESTKNSENKDDSTNMNEENHAEQNIRDDIHNDLNYSQYELQGEEKNFTNQILLDTQSEFDKYVETNFEVFERLNYDDSPERFLEFVESGLENQNSKISDCNKDSDEFLQFQNFGEIDTVESNVKDDIIDDNNSNNQIVETDEKQEQSEDVTNSNEKLEDEQDSKKSKTFLIKFQCTICEKSFSTSYNYKQHIGTHFADQQKFHCKDCKMSFAWKSTLNKHIANNHRPDGPQKFACDICNKIYNTSSQVNEHVKRDHLKQRNHVCSQCGKSFFKKYDLKMHNRIHTDERPYVCRACGKRFHHRSHIVRHERIHF, from the exons ATGTCTGAATATGCGAGCATGTCATTCACTTTAAATCTAGAAGAAAATTGCAAGAATGATATGGTTCAAATGCAGTCTATCAATCTTGTTTGTCCAGTGTGTGATGTTggatacataaataaaaaagaattctaTGATCATTTACGTATCCATGCTGGAGATGTATTATTAAAGCATGTGCAATGGTTAAAAAATGCAAACAATGAATTAGAAACAGTGTCAAAACACCATACTTCTAAGAAAATTGATGATAATCCTTATGAAACTACATTAAGGCCTTTCAAATGCCATCAGTGCAGTTTAACTTTTGACAGAGCTTCTCAATACGATTATCATCATAGAAGTATACATTTAGGTGAAAAGTCACAGCTCTGTGAAATTTGTGGCAAAGGTTTCTTTCGCAAAGCAGATTTAAAAACACATTTAAACATTCATTTAGGAACAAATGTTTGTATTTGTGAAGTTTGTGGGAGAAAATTTAATCACATATCTAATTTAATCAGACACTGCAGAATGCATGCTG GGGAAAAATTATATCCATGTTCCATTTGTGGAAAACGTTTTACTCAAATTAGTTCCCTTGCAAGACACAAACGTATTCACGAAAGGGTAAAGGATGATGTTAAACATCATTCGCAAACTAATTTCAACAATatcaatttacataaaaaagatCATGCAATGTACAAAATTAAG TTTGTTGAAGGTAATGCACCTAGTCAGCAAAAGATTGTTAAGAGACAACATTACTGTAAGATTTGTGGTgaaagtttcaattttatttttctcttaagGGAGCACGAAAAATCCCATTCGCAAACTTTGGAGTGCAAAAACAATGAG AAAGCTACAGAACTGAAAGAACAAACACAATGTACTAATAATTTTGACtttcttgaaaatgaaacaaatatgaaaaaagcTTCACCATTGGAtgcaattatttatatcacaTCAGAAcag TTAAAGAAAATCAATCTGGAAAACATTGAAGATAGTAGAAATCACATATCACAAGAAGATCTAtgtgaaacaaaaattttagGGGCTGAAGAATTAAGTGTTTCTGAGGAGGTAGCATTTAACGATGAACAAACACAACTTGTTCATGATAGTCCGCTTTTATTATGTAAATCCAATAATTCtacagaaagagaaaatgtaGCATATACCGGTCCATTAGatgaaaatattcttaaaaataaattatgtattcaaACGTACGAATCGGATTTACAAAAATCCGAAACAATATCAAATTATAACACCCTAATAAATACTCCTCTGAATGTTACCGATATGTTTCAAAAGATAGATCTCTCGGAATCTAGTAACAATGAACATCTTAATTCCGattcaaatatacataaaaatgaagaaataaatttagtaCAAAGTGAAAAAATATCTGATGATTTGAACgacataaataatattgtaaatcaTGATGAACCAATGTTGCGTTTAGTACAAACAGAAACAGGGGaacaattttatgaatttctaattaataatttagttgaaaAATTGCCGAATCCGCAAATTGTTGAGTCTACAAAAAACTCCGAGAATAAAGATGACAGTACAAATATGAATGAAGAAAATCATGCAGAGCAGAATATACGAGATGATATACATAACGATTTAAACTATTCACAATATGAATTACAAGGCGAAgaaaaaaattttacaaatcagaTTCTATTAGATACACAAAGTGAATTCGATAAATATGTTGAAACAAATTTCGAAGTATTTGAAAGATTAAATTACGACGATAGTCCCGAGCGATTTCTTGAATTTGTGGAATCAGGACTTGAAAATCAAAACTCGAAAATTTCAGATTGTAACAAAGATAGTGATGAATTCttacaatttcaaaattttggtGAAATTGACACAGTAGAATCGAATGTAAAAGATGATATTATCgatgataataatagtaataatcaaATTGTTGAAACAGATGAAAAACAAGAGCAAAGTGAAGATGTGACAAATAGTAATGAAAAATTAGAGGATGAACAAGACTCAAAGAAATCGAAAACGTTTTTAATAAAGTTCCAATGTACAATATGTGAAAAGTCATTTTCAACTAGTTACAATTACAAGCAACACATTGGTACCCATTTTGCAGACCAGCAAAAATTTCATTGCAAAGACTGTAAAATGTCATTTGCTTGGAAATCAACGTTAAATAAACACATTGCAAATAATCATAGACCAGATGGTCCACAGAAGTTTGCATgtgatatatgtaataaaatttataatacttcTTCACAAGTAAAT GAGCATGTAAAACGAGATCATTTAAAACAACGGAACCATGTTTGTTCTCAGTGCggtaaatcattttttaaaaaatacgacTTGAAAATGCATAATAGAATTCATACTGATGAACGGCCATATGTTTGTCGCGCTTGCGGAAAAAGATTTCATCATCGAAGTCACATTGTTCGTCACGAACGCATACACTTTTAG
- the LOC100647221 gene encoding zinc finger protein 724 isoform X1, whose amino-acid sequence MSEYASMSFTLNLEENCKNDMVQMQSINLVCPVCDVGYINKKEFYDHLRIHAGDVLLKHVQWLKNANNELETVSKHHTSKKIDDNPYETTLRPFKCHQCSLTFDRASQYDYHHRSIHLGEKSQLCEICGKGFFRKADLKTHLNIHLGTNVCICEVCGRKFNHISNLIRHCRMHAGEKLYPCSICGKRFTQISSLARHKRIHERVKDDVKHHSQTNFNNINLHKKDHAMYKIKFVEGNAPSQQKIVKRQHYCKICGESFNFIFLLREHEKSHSQTLECKNNEVSFQKATELKEQTQCTNNFDFLENETNMKKASPLDAIIYITSEQLKKINLENIEDSRNHISQEDLCETKILGAEELSVSEEVAFNDEQTQLVHDSPLLLCKSNNSTERENVAYTGPLDENILKNKLCIQTYESDLQKSETISNYNTLINTPLNVTDMFQKIDLSESSNNEHLNSDSNIHKNEEINLVQSEKISDDLNDINNIVNHDEPMLRLVQTETGEQFYEFLINNLVEKLPNPQIVESTKNSENKDDSTNMNEENHAEQNIRDDIHNDLNYSQYELQGEEKNFTNQILLDTQSEFDKYVETNFEVFERLNYDDSPERFLEFVESGLENQNSKISDCNKDSDEFLQFQNFGEIDTVESNVKDDIIDDNNSNNQIVETDEKQEQSEDVTNSNEKLEDEQDSKKSKTFLIKFQCTICEKSFSTSYNYKQHIGTHFADQQKFHCKDCKMSFAWKSTLNKHIANNHRPDGPQKFACDICNKIYNTSSQVNEHVKRDHLKQRNHVCSQCGKSFFKKYDLKMHNRIHTDERPYVCRACGKRFHHRSHIVRHERIHF is encoded by the exons ATGTCTGAATATGCGAGCATGTCATTCACTTTAAATCTAGAAGAAAATTGCAAGAATGATATGGTTCAAATGCAGTCTATCAATCTTGTTTGTCCAGTGTGTGATGTTggatacataaataaaaaagaattctaTGATCATTTACGTATCCATGCTGGAGATGTATTATTAAAGCATGTGCAATGGTTAAAAAATGCAAACAATGAATTAGAAACAGTGTCAAAACACCATACTTCTAAGAAAATTGATGATAATCCTTATGAAACTACATTAAGGCCTTTCAAATGCCATCAGTGCAGTTTAACTTTTGACAGAGCTTCTCAATACGATTATCATCATAGAAGTATACATTTAGGTGAAAAGTCACAGCTCTGTGAAATTTGTGGCAAAGGTTTCTTTCGCAAAGCAGATTTAAAAACACATTTAAACATTCATTTAGGAACAAATGTTTGTATTTGTGAAGTTTGTGGGAGAAAATTTAATCACATATCTAATTTAATCAGACACTGCAGAATGCATGCTG GGGAAAAATTATATCCATGTTCCATTTGTGGAAAACGTTTTACTCAAATTAGTTCCCTTGCAAGACACAAACGTATTCACGAAAGGGTAAAGGATGATGTTAAACATCATTCGCAAACTAATTTCAACAATatcaatttacataaaaaagatCATGCAATGTACAAAATTAAG TTTGTTGAAGGTAATGCACCTAGTCAGCAAAAGATTGTTAAGAGACAACATTACTGTAAGATTTGTGGTgaaagtttcaattttatttttctcttaagGGAGCACGAAAAATCCCATTCGCAAACTTTGGAGTGCAAAAACAATGAGGTG AGTTTTCAGAAAGCTACAGAACTGAAAGAACAAACACAATGTACTAATAATTTTGACtttcttgaaaatgaaacaaatatgaaaaaagcTTCACCATTGGAtgcaattatttatatcacaTCAGAAcag TTAAAGAAAATCAATCTGGAAAACATTGAAGATAGTAGAAATCACATATCACAAGAAGATCTAtgtgaaacaaaaattttagGGGCTGAAGAATTAAGTGTTTCTGAGGAGGTAGCATTTAACGATGAACAAACACAACTTGTTCATGATAGTCCGCTTTTATTATGTAAATCCAATAATTCtacagaaagagaaaatgtaGCATATACCGGTCCATTAGatgaaaatattcttaaaaataaattatgtattcaaACGTACGAATCGGATTTACAAAAATCCGAAACAATATCAAATTATAACACCCTAATAAATACTCCTCTGAATGTTACCGATATGTTTCAAAAGATAGATCTCTCGGAATCTAGTAACAATGAACATCTTAATTCCGattcaaatatacataaaaatgaagaaataaatttagtaCAAAGTGAAAAAATATCTGATGATTTGAACgacataaataatattgtaaatcaTGATGAACCAATGTTGCGTTTAGTACAAACAGAAACAGGGGaacaattttatgaatttctaattaataatttagttgaaaAATTGCCGAATCCGCAAATTGTTGAGTCTACAAAAAACTCCGAGAATAAAGATGACAGTACAAATATGAATGAAGAAAATCATGCAGAGCAGAATATACGAGATGATATACATAACGATTTAAACTATTCACAATATGAATTACAAGGCGAAgaaaaaaattttacaaatcagaTTCTATTAGATACACAAAGTGAATTCGATAAATATGTTGAAACAAATTTCGAAGTATTTGAAAGATTAAATTACGACGATAGTCCCGAGCGATTTCTTGAATTTGTGGAATCAGGACTTGAAAATCAAAACTCGAAAATTTCAGATTGTAACAAAGATAGTGATGAATTCttacaatttcaaaattttggtGAAATTGACACAGTAGAATCGAATGTAAAAGATGATATTATCgatgataataatagtaataatcaaATTGTTGAAACAGATGAAAAACAAGAGCAAAGTGAAGATGTGACAAATAGTAATGAAAAATTAGAGGATGAACAAGACTCAAAGAAATCGAAAACGTTTTTAATAAAGTTCCAATGTACAATATGTGAAAAGTCATTTTCAACTAGTTACAATTACAAGCAACACATTGGTACCCATTTTGCAGACCAGCAAAAATTTCATTGCAAAGACTGTAAAATGTCATTTGCTTGGAAATCAACGTTAAATAAACACATTGCAAATAATCATAGACCAGATGGTCCACAGAAGTTTGCATgtgatatatgtaataaaatttataatacttcTTCACAAGTAAAT GAGCATGTAAAACGAGATCATTTAAAACAACGGAACCATGTTTGTTCTCAGTGCggtaaatcattttttaaaaaatacgacTTGAAAATGCATAATAGAATTCATACTGATGAACGGCCATATGTTTGTCGCGCTTGCGGAAAAAGATTTCATCATCGAAGTCACATTGTTCGTCACGAACGCATACACTTTTAG
- the LOC100647221 gene encoding zinc finger protein 724 isoform X2, with amino-acid sequence MSEYASMSFTLNLEENCKNDMVQMQSINLVCPVCDVGYINKKEFYDHLRIHAGDVLLKHVQWLKNANNELETVSKHHTSKKIDDNPYETTLRPFKCHQCSLTFDRASQYDYHHRSIHLGEKSQLCEICGKGFFRKADLKTHLNIHLGTNVCICEVCGRKFNHISNLIRHCRMHAGEKLYPCSICGKRFTQISSLARHKRIHERVKDDVKHHSQTNFNNINLHKKDHAMYKIKFVEGNAPSQQKIVKRQHYCKICGESFNFIFLLREHEKSHSQTLECKNNESFQKATELKEQTQCTNNFDFLENETNMKKASPLDAIIYITSEQLKKINLENIEDSRNHISQEDLCETKILGAEELSVSEEVAFNDEQTQLVHDSPLLLCKSNNSTERENVAYTGPLDENILKNKLCIQTYESDLQKSETISNYNTLINTPLNVTDMFQKIDLSESSNNEHLNSDSNIHKNEEINLVQSEKISDDLNDINNIVNHDEPMLRLVQTETGEQFYEFLINNLVEKLPNPQIVESTKNSENKDDSTNMNEENHAEQNIRDDIHNDLNYSQYELQGEEKNFTNQILLDTQSEFDKYVETNFEVFERLNYDDSPERFLEFVESGLENQNSKISDCNKDSDEFLQFQNFGEIDTVESNVKDDIIDDNNSNNQIVETDEKQEQSEDVTNSNEKLEDEQDSKKSKTFLIKFQCTICEKSFSTSYNYKQHIGTHFADQQKFHCKDCKMSFAWKSTLNKHIANNHRPDGPQKFACDICNKIYNTSSQVNEHVKRDHLKQRNHVCSQCGKSFFKKYDLKMHNRIHTDERPYVCRACGKRFHHRSHIVRHERIHF; translated from the exons ATGTCTGAATATGCGAGCATGTCATTCACTTTAAATCTAGAAGAAAATTGCAAGAATGATATGGTTCAAATGCAGTCTATCAATCTTGTTTGTCCAGTGTGTGATGTTggatacataaataaaaaagaattctaTGATCATTTACGTATCCATGCTGGAGATGTATTATTAAAGCATGTGCAATGGTTAAAAAATGCAAACAATGAATTAGAAACAGTGTCAAAACACCATACTTCTAAGAAAATTGATGATAATCCTTATGAAACTACATTAAGGCCTTTCAAATGCCATCAGTGCAGTTTAACTTTTGACAGAGCTTCTCAATACGATTATCATCATAGAAGTATACATTTAGGTGAAAAGTCACAGCTCTGTGAAATTTGTGGCAAAGGTTTCTTTCGCAAAGCAGATTTAAAAACACATTTAAACATTCATTTAGGAACAAATGTTTGTATTTGTGAAGTTTGTGGGAGAAAATTTAATCACATATCTAATTTAATCAGACACTGCAGAATGCATGCTG GGGAAAAATTATATCCATGTTCCATTTGTGGAAAACGTTTTACTCAAATTAGTTCCCTTGCAAGACACAAACGTATTCACGAAAGGGTAAAGGATGATGTTAAACATCATTCGCAAACTAATTTCAACAATatcaatttacataaaaaagatCATGCAATGTACAAAATTAAG TTTGTTGAAGGTAATGCACCTAGTCAGCAAAAGATTGTTAAGAGACAACATTACTGTAAGATTTGTGGTgaaagtttcaattttatttttctcttaagGGAGCACGAAAAATCCCATTCGCAAACTTTGGAGTGCAAAAACAATGAG AGTTTTCAGAAAGCTACAGAACTGAAAGAACAAACACAATGTACTAATAATTTTGACtttcttgaaaatgaaacaaatatgaaaaaagcTTCACCATTGGAtgcaattatttatatcacaTCAGAAcag TTAAAGAAAATCAATCTGGAAAACATTGAAGATAGTAGAAATCACATATCACAAGAAGATCTAtgtgaaacaaaaattttagGGGCTGAAGAATTAAGTGTTTCTGAGGAGGTAGCATTTAACGATGAACAAACACAACTTGTTCATGATAGTCCGCTTTTATTATGTAAATCCAATAATTCtacagaaagagaaaatgtaGCATATACCGGTCCATTAGatgaaaatattcttaaaaataaattatgtattcaaACGTACGAATCGGATTTACAAAAATCCGAAACAATATCAAATTATAACACCCTAATAAATACTCCTCTGAATGTTACCGATATGTTTCAAAAGATAGATCTCTCGGAATCTAGTAACAATGAACATCTTAATTCCGattcaaatatacataaaaatgaagaaataaatttagtaCAAAGTGAAAAAATATCTGATGATTTGAACgacataaataatattgtaaatcaTGATGAACCAATGTTGCGTTTAGTACAAACAGAAACAGGGGaacaattttatgaatttctaattaataatttagttgaaaAATTGCCGAATCCGCAAATTGTTGAGTCTACAAAAAACTCCGAGAATAAAGATGACAGTACAAATATGAATGAAGAAAATCATGCAGAGCAGAATATACGAGATGATATACATAACGATTTAAACTATTCACAATATGAATTACAAGGCGAAgaaaaaaattttacaaatcagaTTCTATTAGATACACAAAGTGAATTCGATAAATATGTTGAAACAAATTTCGAAGTATTTGAAAGATTAAATTACGACGATAGTCCCGAGCGATTTCTTGAATTTGTGGAATCAGGACTTGAAAATCAAAACTCGAAAATTTCAGATTGTAACAAAGATAGTGATGAATTCttacaatttcaaaattttggtGAAATTGACACAGTAGAATCGAATGTAAAAGATGATATTATCgatgataataatagtaataatcaaATTGTTGAAACAGATGAAAAACAAGAGCAAAGTGAAGATGTGACAAATAGTAATGAAAAATTAGAGGATGAACAAGACTCAAAGAAATCGAAAACGTTTTTAATAAAGTTCCAATGTACAATATGTGAAAAGTCATTTTCAACTAGTTACAATTACAAGCAACACATTGGTACCCATTTTGCAGACCAGCAAAAATTTCATTGCAAAGACTGTAAAATGTCATTTGCTTGGAAATCAACGTTAAATAAACACATTGCAAATAATCATAGACCAGATGGTCCACAGAAGTTTGCATgtgatatatgtaataaaatttataatacttcTTCACAAGTAAAT GAGCATGTAAAACGAGATCATTTAAAACAACGGAACCATGTTTGTTCTCAGTGCggtaaatcattttttaaaaaatacgacTTGAAAATGCATAATAGAATTCATACTGATGAACGGCCATATGTTTGTCGCGCTTGCGGAAAAAGATTTCATCATCGAAGTCACATTGTTCGTCACGAACGCATACACTTTTAG